A region of the Oenanthe melanoleuca isolate GR-GAL-2019-014 chromosome 14, OMel1.0, whole genome shotgun sequence genome:
GGATAGGCCTGtgggctgggttttttcctgctgtttttagGACATTTGGTATATTGTTTTAGTAAAGACACATAAATTAAGCTCATGGCTTGTAATGCTTCTGAAACAGATCCAGGCCAGTGCCAATATGGTTATTTTAAGAAATCTCCCTAAGTAGTTCTTTATCAGGACAGTTTAGTTGTTGCCTTCACTGATGTGCCCCATGTGCAAGCTTCACATCAAAGGAAGGGCTGATCACTGCCCTGGTGTTTGCTCACCTCTGCTCTGGAACACCTTGGAATAACCAGGTGCTTGTTCCACAGTGAAATGATTTATATCAGGAGCTCAAGTATTTCCAGCACTAATTGCTTTCAACTGTTCTGCCAGAGCAGAACAGGGAGCACCACcgggctcctggcagggctccaGTTCGGATTGCTCCTGTCTGCCTTTATCCTGGTGCATCTCACAGCAGAGCCACTGGTGTGCCTGTGTCCCAGGCAGAGCCTTTGGGAGCAAAAGgtccctgctgtcacctgggGGTGGTTCTCAGCTGTTGGAGCAGTCAGGGAAGAAGGGAGCAGTTGGGATTTGCAGTTAGTAGTGGTGAAGGTTGGATTTATTTGGGGAATGTTGCCTTCAGTAACAGTTATGGGCTCCAGCTGGAAAATTTGTGAGTTTGAAAGATGAAGTTTGGTTCTGTACAGTGCCTGTGTGGcgcaggggaggaggaggatgtgaaAGAGGGCATATGATGGATTGTTGTGCATGTGCTTAGGTTAAATCAGTGTTGGACCATACTCAGATGTTGGTGTTTGCTCAGCCAGGCAGCAGAGTACTGACTTGGAGGTGAAGCAAATGTGCTATtcagagaggggagaggaacTCGCTGAAGTTTCAGGGCTGACTGCTCAAATTCTTAGTCAGTACACTCCAAAATGAACTGGTTTTGGTTTCACTGGCTAtaaattcttcctcttttttgtGTAAATCAAACTTTTAAGGACATGTTAAATTGGTTCATTAAACACCAAATGTGTAACAAGTAGGTCATAATGGAAATGTcataaaagcagcagaactgcTAATTCTCCCATCCCTAGGCCGAGTTTGTTGTCATGAGCCTGCTCCCTGTGTGGGGAACGTGATTCAGAGCAGACAGTGAGATTGAGCTGCCTCTGAGAGAAACATGTCCTGAGGAAAGGGTCTAAGAACTGGGTTCACAGCAGTGAGTGCTTTGGGGACTGTTCTCTCATTTGCTGAAGTAACACTTCTGTgattctcttgctttttttttgtaggcATGCCTCCCATTCGGGACTTGGTGAGCCACTCCCCTAATCAGTCAGGTTAGCTACTTCCATCTCACCTGCTTTTGCACTCCGTGTTTGTGGTAGTTACTTGTTTCACAcaattttgtttgatttttaaattattatttttatttttattctttggcTTATGCTTTTCATCGGCATGGGTGTGTGAATGATTGCAGTATACTTACTCTGTGCCATTGCATACTAATTTGGtttgacatttttaattttctaattaagTCAGAATTCATATTATGAGTTTTTGTCACCTTAGCATTAAAAtactgggggtttttttgcatttatgcTTCCATACTGACTTGCCTCTTTATGGTATTGATTAATCTGTGCAAGCTTGTGCTTCCTATCAGAGACGTGTCACACTATGGAGGAAATCATGTCTCGATTGTTTGCTAAGAGCCCAGGACTGTATTTACTAAAATGCATTTGTTCATGAGGCCCAAAGTGATTGGCAAGGTATGGTATTGACAGTCTGGGGGTGCCAggtgtgctggagcaggaaaaggaggcagagggTGCAAGATTCAGGTATTTTAATTTACACTTCTCAATCCTGTTTATTTTAGCCCATGTGATGACAAACTGcttttttaaatatatacagaTTTTTGCAAATGTTTACTGCAGGATAACTCATAGCTGGAaagcattaaattaaaaattgctgaAAGCAATCTTAGcagatttcagaattttaagAAACTTGGGTTTGTGTAAATGATTTTTTTGTCAAGGATTTAAGCAGCAAAAGTTCAGTTGCAACTTTAAATAgttttgggaagaaaagcaagagTAGGCTGTTTTGGCTCCTTGTGCCGTGCACCAAGTGCAGTGTGTTGTCACatgtaatttttcagttttgatgGTGTTTTGTGGTCTCTGCCAGATACAGAAAGTCAGAGCTAATATCTGCTTGCTCAGTGTTTGTGTCCTCAGTCTCTGAAGTTCATGAGCTGGGGAGGTTCAGGTAGGAATGTTCCAGAGCAGTGGCTCATACTAGGCATCACTGACATGTTTATGTCCAGGAGAAGGACTGTTGTCTAAGTAGTTTTGTGTGTAATGGGAGCAATTCAGCTGAGTGGAAGTTAATCACTGCTGGTGGTGGTGGATTGGCTCTGCACAAACTGCGTCGCAGCTAAATTAGGGTAACAGAATTTAACAAATACAAGCTTTCTTCAtgtgttctgctgctgtgcaagTTAGAGTTTTGTTTTATCATTTCCCACTTACTTGTAGTCCTAACCTGTATCTCTGTGCTGAATTCAGACTGCTTGCCATGTGtgcctttgtgctgcttttaaaaGGGATGCTGTGACTGGGATGATGTTTGTGTGATCAGGATCTTGCTCTGTGCATTGTTCTCTCGCTCCCAAGAGTGCACACAGCTCTTTGATCAGTCCATTAGTACAGGTTAAatgtccttttttaaaataccagGGTGAGAGTTAAAACCTTGAGGTTTGTTGGACAGTTGCTCAGATGTGACAGTGTTCTTGCCCTGCCCCACAAATCAGCAGGTTCTGGGTTGTGCTCAGCTGAGTCCCAGTTCTCCCAAGGATGGTGGTGGTGGCTCTCCAGTGCTGTGGAGCTGCCAGACACTCTCACTGCCCTCTGCCTGACTGCCTGGGGTCTTTCCCACTCCTCCTGTTCCAAACTGCTGAGCCACCATCCTTGTTTCTCACCTGGATTCACCAGGTGAAGCTCAGCTGTGTGCCAGGCGCTGAGGAGCAGTGGAcgatccctgctctgtgctgctccagctctgggagccaggGTCTTGGACTCAATTCTGTTTCACTGTAGGATGAGGAATATTGGTattgattaaaaattaattaaaaatagactTGTGCATCAGTGCATTCTGAAAGCAGAACTTCAGATGGGTCTTGTGCTTTTTGTGCCAAGCTGTTGTTgtataaaggaaaatatattgaaTAACTTGTACTGAAGACTCTCATACCACGTCTGTAACAGGGATGGGAAGGTGTGTGTCCTctggctgctgtcacacagcagtTGGTACTGCTGGACCAGGGCCATGTCCTCTTggaatttctgcctttcagtgtgttttctggttttatggGGTATTGTGGTTTTTAATATGCATATGTGTAGCAAGTAGGTCATAATAGAAATGTTTCTCTGTAAGAAAAAGACCTTTAGGAGTCTAAGGCTTTCTGAGGATTttgtgagagcagctctgcatggTGGGAGGTGTTCTGAGTTGTGTGTGGCAGCCTTTGGGCTCTACTTAGAGCTTTCTCTGTCACTTTCCATGAACGCAGTTTTAGcagataataaataaataaataaataataagcaAAATAATTCCTGGCTTGATATctttatacctttttttttttcctcttctgcttaATGAAGTAATAATACTAAACTCAGAATGATCCTCTTGggcttttcttcttcattttagATCTGAACCACAGTGGTCTAGGATCCCATTATGAAAATTCTCACTGGGGACCAGTCTCTTCAAATAGTGACTCCAGCACAAACTGGGATAAAGTTATCGTAGACGGCTCTGACAAAGAAGCATGGCCATCAATCACTGGCAGTGACCCAGAGCTGACTTCAGAATGTATGGACACTGactctgcctccagctctgggtcGGAGCGGAACCTCGTCATCATGGCTTCAGGGAGCACAGGAGAGGGCGATGGCATTCGCAATGGCATCGGACATGGGGCTCAGAATAAGTTTGTGGTTGGTAGCAACAGCAATAATGTGGGCAATGGAAGTATTAATGGGCCGTGGGGGTTGTCCCATGGGTCCTTAATAAGCACATGTCAAGTTTCTGTGGATGCTCCTGACAGCAAATCTGAAAGTAGCAACAATAGAATGAATGCTTGGGGCACCATAAACTCTTCATCAAATGGAGGGTTAAATCCAAGCACTTTGAATTCAAATGGCAACCATGGTGCCTGGTCCGTGTTGGAGAACAGTGGACATGCCCTGAAAGGGTCCGTAGGGAGTGGGAGTCCTGGCACAAGCATTCAGTGCAGTACCATAGGTCAGATGGCCAACAGCCAGAGTATTAACTCGAAAGTGGGTGGCTCAGCCCATGGTTCCTGGGGAAGCCTTCAGGAAAGTTGTGATTCTGAAGTAAATGGTACAAGGAATGTTTCATTCAGTGGGCAACCTCAAAACCTTAACACTGAAATGAATGGACCAAATAACACTACTAACTTTATGACCTCTAGTTTACCAAACTCTGCTGGTTCGGTGCAGATGAACGAACTGCCCAACGCTGCAGGGCCCGGGGCCTGGCGCGTGAGCACAATGAATCATTCTCAGATTCAGGCCTCTCCAGTGGCAAACGGCACTTCCATCTCTCACCTGAGCAACGGGGAGGCCAAAACTGGCGGCTCGTACGGTACTACCTGGGGTGCCTATGGTTCTACTTACTCTGGAGACAAATGTCCAGGCCCAAACAGCCAAGCTAATGGTGACACTGTGAATGCAACTCTAATGCAGCCGGGCGGCAGCGGGCCTGGCAGCACTAACTTTCAAATCAACGGGAATAAAGGCGGAGGGGTGTGGGAGGCAGGGACAGTCAGCTCCCAGAACATGCCCTGGGCAAACGGGAACGGTGCCGGTGCCGGCGGGAGCAGAAgaggatggggcagccctgcaCAAAGCACCGGCACCAGCATTTCCAACGGGGAATGGAGCAAACTGCCCGGCAATCAGCATTCCAATGAAGGTATGAATGGAAACAGCAGGAAGTTTACAAATGGATGGAAGTCTACTGAGGAGGATGATCTCAACAGCCAGGGTTCTGCTGCCTCGCAGatggctgagcagagcagcacatggGCCAAAACAGGTACGGGGGACAGCGAGGGCAGCTCAGAGAGTGCCGGGTGCCACGAGGACAGAGCAGCCACGGAAAGCCAGAACCGAGAGAGGAGGAAAGTTGACCAGCACACGTTACTCCAAAGCATAGTGAACAGAACTGACTTAGATCCACGTGTCCTTTCCAACTCTGGTTGGGGACAGACTCCAATCAAACAGAACACTGCCTGGGATACCGAAACATCACCGAGGGGTGAAAGAAAAACTGACAATGGGACAGAGGCCTGGGGGGGCTCTGTGACACAGACTTCCAGCTCAGGGGGGTGTGTGGATAGACCTAGCCCTAATAATAACGATACCTCATCTGTATCGGGGTGGGGAGATCCAAAGTCTGCTACAAGGTGGGGAGACTCCAAAGGGTCAAACAGCCAAGGGGGGTGGGAAGAAGATTCTGCTGCTACAGTAATGGTCAAGAGCAATCAATCATGGGGAAGTGGCAAAGAGGAAAAGTCATCCTGGAATGACACACCGAAGATgaagcagggatggggagatgGACAGAAGGCCAGCCAAGGATGGGCAGTGTCTGCTGGTGATAGCTGGGGTGAAAACTCTAGAAGTAACCACTGGGGTGAGGCAAAGAAATCCAGTTCTGGAGGCAGCAACAGCGACAGGTCGGTGTCTGGTTGGAATGAGCCAGGTAAATCAAATTCTGTTACTTGGGGAGGCAACAATGCAACCCCAAACAACTCTTCAGGATGGGATGAGCCTGCAAAGTCTAATCAgaaccagggctggggagacCCTCCAAAATCCAATCAGCCTCAAGTCTGGGGGGACTCATCAAAGCCAATCAACTCTCCTGAGTGGAACAAACAAGATGTTGGCTCTTGGGGAGCCCCGTCTGCCACGAACAAGCCCCCAGGGTCTGGCTGGCTGGGGGGGCCAATGCCAGCCCCAGCAAAGGAGGAAGAGCCCACGGGCTGGGAGGAGCCGTCCCCCGAATCCATACGCCGCAAGATGGAGATTGATGATGGAACTTCTGCTTGGGGTGATCCAAGCAAATACAACTACAAAAATGTGAATATGTGGAATAAAAATGTCCCTAACAGTAGCAGCAGTTCAGACCAGCAAGCACAGGTACATCCGCAGCTACTGTCTTCAAGTGCCATGTCTAGCAAGGAGAGCAGTTCGGGTTCTGGTAAGCCTGGCTTTTGccaaaatttgtgttttctgttgaTTATAAAGCACTTTTTTAGTCTTGCTTCTTAGAACAGTGTTTTAGTTTCAAAGTTGAAAGGGTGAAGTGGCAATGAAGTACAGTTTCTGATTATTAAGGAAATGAACAGCATTGTCACAGAGCATTGATGGTTTTGTGTAGATTGGAAGATTGGTTCTAGTTTTAAATAACGGCAGTAAAATGGGCTAAACAGCTCTGCTTGAATTCTGGGGAGTgggaacacagagaaaatacttaaaatagTGTCTGAggattgaaatattttcctaaattattctaaaccagctaaaatttaattttgctaatgagccttcaaaaaaagaaacattgagCTTCTGCAGAACAGAATGGAGGGTGAGGGGTTTATAAGGATTTGCTATCAGACTTTCTGGTCTTGTGGCTTCATGAGCAGTGAATAATGATTTTGGAGAGGAACTTAATGGGATGtaggaaatattttgtgctgTGTCTCTTTTTCAAGTGCCAGATGGGGTCACTCGCATGTAACAAGCAGCTCTTAGCTTAGTATCTTAGAAATTTGTGTTATCAGAATGTAATtctataaatacaaaatttgtatttttgtgattgcatttttaaatggaacAGCTTGCAGTTGTAACAATGACCCTCACACAAAAGGGAAATAAGTGCTCACATGCTTTTTACTGTATGTTAAGGATATAGAAAAGGCAAAACACTTGAGTCTCTTTAGGTAGCTTTAAAATCCTGTTCAGAGCAATGCCAATAACTGCCCCTGCTTTGCAAAGGTTGGGGAGAGCCTTCTGCTCCAGCCACTACTGTAGATAATGGGACTTCGGCGTGGGGTAAGCCCATGGACACTGGTACGAGCTGGGGAGAGCCTGTCAGCGATGCAGGAGGCACCTCTGGCTGGGGCAACGCTTCTCTTGGGCAGCAGCCTCCAAATAAACCTGGTGAGTGCTCTCAGAGTGTTGGAGAGGGTGAGACACCTCTGGGGAAGCTTCCTGTTCTTCAGGGGTTTTTACTTTGCAGTAGGCATCGAGCTGTTGGGTGAAGCTGCTCCTGAAATGTtcactgctgggtttttttcaccacCAGGGCCTAAATCTATGCAAGATAGTTGGTGTGGAGATGATATGCCATTGAGTGGCAGTCGTCAGACCagctgggaggaagaggaggatgtgGAGATTGGAATGTGGAACAGCAGTTCCTCACAAGAAGCTAACCCATCGTTGAACTGGCCACCCTACATGAAGAAAATGCCCACAAAGGTGAGGAGCTGCTTGGGGCAAGGCTTGCTGTCATTTCTGAAAGCTAAGTCAGAAGGGATTAGTGCACTTACACAGTACTCTTCAATTTCCGTTCTTTGTGATGTAATTAAAGTAGGACCTGAGTATCACAGgaattcctttctgtttttaaggGAATGATGAAAGGTGGAAATAAGCAAGATGAAACATGGATCAATCCATTCATTAAGCAATTCACAAATCTCAGTTTTTCGGTAAGTATTAGTCCCtgtctggctctgctgccttttcacAGGGCTTGTTACAATGCACAGACATTGAAATGCTCAATTGCCAAGTGTTCATTTTCATcatggttttctttttgcttgtgTTTGTCTCCCCTGTCAGCCATCCCTTTTCTGTGCATTCTCATTACAAAAAGATTTCTTTATTGATGAAAAGTGGTTTTGTAACCACTAGCCAGGTGTTCATCCCATAGCCTGATGCTTTACTGCATTTGCAGAGGAGTTCTGGTGAGGGAACCTGTTCTTGACTGGATGGCAACTGAAGGGaggaaatgctttaaaatagcATCTGATggtcttaatttttctttcttgcatttttgATTTGTAATAGTGTGCAGGAATCTCTTTGTGTTGtctaaaatatattattattaaataattgtgatttattttattacttcaGAGAGAATCACCAGAAGAAACCATACAGAGCAATAAGATGGACATGTCTGGAGGTAGGAGCAGCAGAACTGAGCTGGGCTGtattgtttttccttccataCTCTCTTTTACCTTACATTCTTCCGTAAATTACGTTTTTAAAATGATATGTAGTGTATATATAGctataaatatttaagtatctatttctctgaagaaaaggaATGTCCTTGTGGAGAAAagtatttgtgtgtgtgagtaATGCTGCACACAGAATCACCTGGTTGCTATAGGGATATTGGCCCTGTATCAAACTAAGCTTATTCGTAGTTATATGTGTTAAAATGACAAGAGAGAATGTTTTCAGGGTGTGGTGGGTTTGTTTCTTGTAATATGAATATCTTGATTGCCCTCCAGGCACTTCCACTGAGTATAAACAGAAACTTACCAAATCCCACACTGTCTCATTGGGTTCATTCTTGGAAACACATGTTCAGTTCCAAGAACTAAATTAATACTGAACAATTATTTTAGAAACTTTTAAACCTGAGTATAAAGTTACTTGGGAGCAGTTATAGTTAATTTGATTCCATTCACTATTAAGATTTCTTTAGCAAATAAAAGATAGTATAATTCTTAATACATTAATAACAGTATATTATGATGATAGAATATTTAACTAAAACGATTTGCAGCATTGTAGTTTTTAGTGTAGTTACTCTCTCCAAATTCCACTTCAAAATTGGGTATTTTCACTTTGGGGCTCATAGTCTTTTGGGTAAAGGAATTGTTCTTTGAGTTTTAGATTTCAATATTAATGGCAAGCCTGATATTTAAATTATTGCAAGTTTAAACAATTATACATTCTTGGTTTTAAGGAAAGCTGAGAGTAATATTTGTGTGAAGCCTTGCAAAATCTGTTGGTGCTGATTCCAGGTCTCAGTTGTCTGTAGCCATTGGTACAGGGggtttcctttcccttttcagtGAAGCCCAGCCAGTccaaagctgcagtgctgtttgttttctgggtgccagggcagctgtccccaggcccCAGGGTGTTGAGccacctctgtgtgtccccagggttACTGCAGGACAAGCGGATGGAGATGGACAAGCACGGCCTGGGCGTGGGAGATTACAATCGTGTGGTTGGCAAAGGCCCCGGTTCTcgtccccaaattcccaaagaGTCTTCCATGGATCGCGGTCCTTACTTCGATAAGGtcagctggggacatggggacactgctgggctcCTCCACTGCCCCCCCAGGGGTGACCTGTGTGCTCCTGAGCCTTCTGCAGGTGctgaggggggctgggggctggctggTTAATCCTTGAGGCAGATCTGTCCTTTTTAACTCCCTGGTACACAGTACTAAGCTCTTTCTGTAGCCCCTCTCGGTGGCAATGACTAACCTgatctcttttgttttctgcctatttcctgctggtgctggactGTCCTGACTcttcccttctgctcctgccatggTCTCTCCCTTCTGCTTGCTTGCTGGCTGGTTGTTGCGCCTCGGTTTGTCTGTCCCATCAGGATGGCATTGTAGCAGACGAGTCCCAAAACATGCAGTTTATGTCCAATCAAAACATGAAGCTTCCCCCTTCAAATAATGCACTACCTAACCAAGCCCTGGGCTCCCTAGCAGGGCTGGGTATGCAAAGCTTGAATTCTGTTAGACAGGTAAGGCTGCCTGCATATCCTTGGCTTGTTACTTGACAGCACTTAATGCCTTTTGATATAACATTGTAGCTGCTTCTGTGATTAATAGGTGTTTAACTTGTAATTGAAATGTGTGGGGTGGGAGAAGCAGCACAAGTGGTTTATTGTCACTGACTGCCCATCCTTTCCCCAGAATGGCAATCCCAGTGTGTTTGGTGTTGGGAATAtagcagcacagcccaggagcatgcagcagcctccagcacaACCTCTTAATTCATCTCAGCCTAATCCACGTGCTCAAGTGCCTCCTCCATTACTATCCCCTCAGGTAAGTGGTACAGAAAACACTCTGTGTATAAACTATCTAAATGCTGCTTCAGAAAATCGTTCCTTGTTTGTTGGTGAAAACATTTGGGAACATATTTGGCTTGATGAAACCAGGCATCTGCTGACCAGAGATTATAGTGTTCTACATATCTGGGACTAAGCAAACCCGTTGCAGTCACTTTTGGCCCTGGTGTGTGTTGCAGGTTCCAGTATCATTACTGAAGTATGCACCAAACAGCGGTGGCCTGAGCCCACTTTTTGGCCCACAACAGGTAGCCATGTTGAATCAACTGTCCCAGTTAAACCAGCTTTCTCAGATCTCCCAGTTACAGGTAAGCTGGGCAGGCTGGTTGCTGGCTGTGTGAGTGAGGGAGTGGAGCCGGGTGTCACTGCTGTTCTAAACCCCTCCCTGTCTCGCAGCGGCTGttggctcagcagcagaaggcacagccccagaggagcATGCCTTCTGGGGGtcggcagcagcaggagcagcaggtaaAGAAACAAACTCATTCTCACTTCTGCACTCTCCTGATAACTGCTTCCCATCCTGAGCTGCATCTCTTGCTGTGACTCGTACTGACGTGTGCAGGGGTTTGGCAGGATTTAAAGGAGGGACTCAGTGCTGGGGTTTGGCTGTGCAGGATGTACAAAGGTGCATTTCATTC
Encoded here:
- the TNRC6A gene encoding trinucleotide repeat-containing gene 6A protein isoform X6; the encoded protein is MEERKKRKEDKKKKEAAQKKAIEQKIKVPEQTKTSVSQPQPVTSNGTSTGTSTTNNAKRAPASSQQQPLPRYPPREVPPRFRHQEQKQLLKRGQQLPVIAANLGSTPKVANSQSGGSTGTSNQPVANGEVPNSSKKQPGMPPIRDLVSHSPNQSDLNHSGLGSHYENSHWGPVSSNSDSSTNWDKVIVDGSDKEAWPSITGSDPELTSECMDTDSASSSGSERNLVIMASGSTGEGDGIRNGIGHGAQNKFVVGSNSNNVGNGSINGPWGLSHGSLISTCQVSVDAPDSKSESSNNRMNAWGTINSSSNGGLNPSTLNSNGNHGAWSVLENSGHALKGSVGSGSPGTSIQCSTIGQMANSQSINSKVGGSAHGSWGSLQESCDSEVNGTRNVSFSGQPQNLNTEMNGPNNTTNFMTSSLPNSAGSVQMNELPNAAGPGAWRVSTMNHSQIQASPVANGTSISHLSNGEAKTGGSYGTTWGAYGSTYSGDKCPGPNSQANGDTVNATLMQPGGSGPGSTNFQINGNKGGGVWEAGTVSSQNMPWANGNGAGAGGSRRGWGSPAQSTGTSISNGEWSKLPGNQHSNEGMNGNSRKFTNGWKSTEEDDLNSQGSAASQMAEQSSTWAKTGTGDSEGSSESAGCHEDRAATESQNRERRKVDQHTLLQSIVNRTDLDPRVLSNSGWGQTPIKQNTAWDTETSPRGERKTDNGTEAWGGSVTQTSSSGGCVDRPSPNNNDTSSVSGWGDPKSATRWGDSKGSNSQGGWEEDSAATVMVKSNQSWGSGKEEKSSWNDTPKMKQGWGDGQKASQGWAVSAGDSWGENSRSNHWGEAKKSSSGGSNSDRSVSGWNEPGKSNSVTWGGNNATPNNSSGWDEPAKSNQNQGWGDPPKSNQPQVWGDSSKPINSPEWNKQDVGSWGAPSATNKPPGSGWLGGPMPAPAKEEEPTGWEEPSPESIRRKMEIDDGTSAWGDPSKYNYKNVNMWNKNVPNSSSSSDQQAQVHPQLLSSSAMSSKESSSGSGWGEPSAPATTVDNGTSAWGKPMDTGTSWGEPVSDAGGTSGWGNASLGQQPPNKPGPKSMQDSWCGDDMPLSGSRQTSWEEEEDVEIGMWNSSSSQEANPSLNWPPYMKKMPTKGMMKGGNKQDETWINPFIKQFTNLSFSRESPEETIQSNKMDMSGGLLQDKRMEMDKHGLGVGDYNRVVGKGPGSRPQIPKESSMDRGPYFDKNGNPSVFGVGNIAAQPRSMQQPPAQPLNSSQPNPRAQVPPPLLSPQVPVSLLKYAPNSGGLSPLFGPQQVAMLNQLSQLNQLSQISQLQRLLAQQQKAQPQRSMPSGGRQQQEQQGRSLSMQQQMMQQSRQLDPNLLMKQQTPPSQQQSLHQPSMKSFLENVIPHTTPELQKGPSPINAFSSFPIGMNSNLNVNLDMSSIKEPQSRLRKWTTVDSISMNTSLDQNSSKHGAISSGFRLEDSPFVPYDFMNSSNSPASPPGSIGDGWPRAKSPNGSSSVNWPPEFRPGEPWKGYPNIDPETDPYVTPGSVINNLSINTVREVDHLRDRNSGSSSSLNTTLPSTSAWSSIRASNYNVSLSSTAQSTSVARNSDSKSTWSPGSVTNTSLAHELWKVPLPPKSITAPSRPPPGLTGQKPPLSTWDNSLRLGGGWGNSDARYTPGSSWGESSSGRITNWLVLKNLTPQIDGSTLRTLCMQHGPLITFHLNLPHGNALVRYSSKEEVVKAQKSLHMCVLGNTTILAEFASEEEISRFFAQGQSLTPSPGWQSLGSSQSRLGSIDGSHSFSNRNDLNHWNGAGLSGTSSGDLHGTSLWGSPNYSTSLWGAPSSNDTRGISSPSPINAFLSVDHLGGGGESM
- the TNRC6A gene encoding trinucleotide repeat-containing gene 6A protein isoform X1, with protein sequence MRELEAKATKEVERKLSRAFLPHLCGTERRDLVQEEEEQLMEERKKRKEDKKKKEAAQKKAIEQKIKVPEQTKTSVSQPQPVTSNGTSTGTSTTNNAKRAPASSQQQPLPRYPPREVPPRFRHQEQKQLLKRGQQLPVIAANLGSTPKVANSQSGGSTGTSNQPVANGEVPNSSKKQPGMPPIRDLVSHSPNQSDLNHSGLGSHYENSHWGPVSSNSDSSTNWDKVIVDGSDKEAWPSITGSDPELTSECMDTDSASSSGSERNLVIMASGSTGEGDGIRNGIGHGAQNKFVVGSNSNNVGNGSINGPWGLSHGSLISTCQVSVDAPDSKSESSNNRMNAWGTINSSSNGGLNPSTLNSNGNHGAWSVLENSGHALKGSVGSGSPGTSIQCSTIGQMANSQSINSKVGGSAHGSWGSLQESCDSEVNGTRNVSFSGQPQNLNTEMNGPNNTTNFMTSSLPNSAGSVQMNELPNAAGPGAWRVSTMNHSQIQASPVANGTSISHLSNGEAKTGGSYGTTWGAYGSTYSGDKCPGPNSQANGDTVNATLMQPGGSGPGSTNFQINGNKGGGVWEAGTVSSQNMPWANGNGAGAGGSRRGWGSPAQSTGTSISNGEWSKLPGNQHSNEGMNGNSRKFTNGWKSTEEDDLNSQGSAASQMAEQSSTWAKTGTGDSEGSSESAGCHEDRAATESQNRERRKVDQHTLLQSIVNRTDLDPRVLSNSGWGQTPIKQNTAWDTETSPRGERKTDNGTEAWGGSVTQTSSSGGCVDRPSPNNNDTSSVSGWGDPKSATRWGDSKGSNSQGGWEEDSAATVMVKSNQSWGSGKEEKSSWNDTPKMKQGWGDGQKASQGWAVSAGDSWGENSRSNHWGEAKKSSSGGSNSDRSVSGWNEPGKSNSVTWGGNNATPNNSSGWDEPAKSNQNQGWGDPPKSNQPQVWGDSSKPINSPEWNKQDVGSWGAPSATNKPPGSGWLGGPMPAPAKEEEPTGWEEPSPESIRRKMEIDDGTSAWGDPSKYNYKNVNMWNKNVPNSSSSSDQQAQVHPQLLSSSAMSSKESSSGSGWGEPSAPATTVDNGTSAWGKPMDTGTSWGEPVSDAGGTSGWGNASLGQQPPNKPGPKSMQDSWCGDDMPLSGSRQTSWEEEEDVEIGMWNSSSSQEANPSLNWPPYMKKMPTKGMMKGGNKQDETWINPFIKQFTNLSFSRESPEETIQSNKMDMSGGLLQDKRMEMDKHGLGVGDYNRVVGKGPGSRPQIPKESSMDRGPYFDKNGNPSVFGVGNIAAQPRSMQQPPAQPLNSSQPNPRAQVPPPLLSPQVPVSLLKYAPNSGGLSPLFGPQQVAMLNQLSQLNQLSQISQLQRLLAQQQKAQPQRSMPSGGRQQQEQQGRSLSMQQQMMQQSRQLDPNLLMKQQTPPSQQQSLHQPSMKSFLENVIPHTTPELQKGPSPINAFSSFPIGMNSNLNVNLDMSSIKEPQSRLRKWTTVDSISMNTSLDQNSSKHGAISSGFRLEDSPFVPYDFMNSSNSPASPPGSIGDGWPRAKSPNGSSSVNWPPEFRPGEPWKGYPNIDPETDPYVTPGSVINNLSINTVREVDHLRDRNSGSSSSLNTTLPSTSAWSSIRASNYNVSLSSTAQSTSVARNSDSKSTWSPGSVTNTSLAHELWKVPLPPKSITAPSRPPPGLTGQKPPLSTWDNSLRLGGGWGNSDARYTPGSSWGESSSGRITNWLVLKNLTPQIDGSTLRTLCMQHGPLITFHLNLPHGNALVRYSSKEEVVKAQKSLHMCVLGNTTILAEFASEEEISRFFAQGQSLTPSPGWQSLGSSQSRLGSIDGSHSFSNRNDLNHWNGAGLSGTSSGDLHGTSLWGSPNYSTSLWGAPSSNDTRGISSPSPINAFLSVDHLGGGGESM